The Sphaerospermopsis torques-reginae ITEP-024 genome has a window encoding:
- a CDS encoding DUF3368 domain-containing protein, with product MIETARRCVKLLSIITMGTGGVIILAKSRRLISNISPGIEALGDAGLWLSDSMVNILKFQVGK from the coding sequence ATGATCGAGACAGCACGGCGTTGTGTTAAATTATTAAGTATTATTACTATGGGTACTGGTGGGGTAATAATTTTAGCAAAAAGCCGGAGACTTATTTCTAATATATCTCCAGGAATTGAGGCTTTAGGGGATGCGGGGTTATGGTTGTCAGATAGTATGGTAAATATTCTTAAATTTCAAGTTGGTAAATAA